In one window of Macadamia integrifolia cultivar HAES 741 chromosome 2, SCU_Mint_v3, whole genome shotgun sequence DNA:
- the LOC122058000 gene encoding transmembrane protein 256 homolog, whose translation MDPRIWHKVAAISGVAALGLGTYGSHVFKPQNPAYKEVWHTASLYHLVHTAALVSAPMTKNPNIFGGLLTAGILAFSGTCYAVAYLEDRKYSTLAPFGGFAFIGAWASLLF comes from the exons ATGGACCCTCGTATATGGCACAAAGTTGCTGCCATCTCTG GAGTTGCAGCTCTTGGTCTTGGTACCTATGGATCCCATGTCTTCAAGCCTCAAAACCCAGCTTACAAAGAG GTTTGGCACACTGCATCCCTCTACCATTTGGTTCACACGGCAGCTTTGGTTTCAGCTCCTATGACCAAAAACCCCAACATT TTTGGAGGCCTTCTAACAGCTGGAATTCTGGCTTTTTCGGGGAC GTGCTATGCCGTTGCATATCTTGAAGACAGAAAGTACTCTACTTTGGCTCCCTTTGGAGGCTTTGCATTTATTGGTGCCTGGGCAAGTCTACTTTTCTAG
- the LOC122060707 gene encoding glucan endo-1,3-beta-glucosidase 12-like isoform X1, which translates to MSSVMPSILLALLFLMVILHQSDGQFQEWCIADEQTPDIKLQKAIDWACGKGGADCSQIQPNQPCYLPNTLKDHASYAFNSYYQKFKHEGGNCYFKGAAMITQLDPKYDRVLPIRQMVTSTISRSEPYNPIKNFLANPARPYLSTKTRDRACFGLFRRRFLPDLKIDPDPDSRFLNSGHDS; encoded by the exons ATGTCATCTGTAATGCCAAGTATTCTTCTTGCTCTGCTCTTCCTAATGGTAATTCTGCATCAATCAG ATGGGCAATTTCAGGAGTGGTGCATAGCTGATGAACAGACACCAGATATTAAGTTGCAGAAGGCAATTGATTGGGCTTGTGGGAAAGGTGGTGCTGATTGCAGTCAGATACAACCAAATCAGCCATGTTATCTCCCAAATACTTTGAAGGACCATGCCTCTTATGCCTTTAACAGCTACTATCAGAAATTTAAGCACGAAGGGGGGAATTGTTACTTCAAAGGTGCTGCCATGATCACTCAGCTTGATCCCA AATATGACCGAGTCTTACCGATTCGGCAGATGGTCACGAGCACCATTTCAAGATCGGAGCCATACAATCCGATCAAGAATTTTCTTGCCAATCCAGCTCGGCCATATCTTTCTACAAAAACTAGGGATAGGGCATGTTTTGGTCTATTCCGGCGGAGATTTCTACCTGATCTTAAGATCGATCCAGATCCCGATTCCAGATTTTTAAATTCTGGCCATGATTCATGA
- the LOC122060707 gene encoding glucan endo-1,3-beta-glucosidase 1-like isoform X2, whose translation MSSVMPSILLALLFLMVILHQSDGQFQEWCIADEQTPDIKLQKAIDWACGKGGADCSQIQPNQPCYLPNTLKDHASYAFNSYYQKFKHEGGNCYFKGAAMITQLDPSHGSCHFEFLP comes from the exons ATGTCATCTGTAATGCCAAGTATTCTTCTTGCTCTGCTCTTCCTAATGGTAATTCTGCATCAATCAG ATGGGCAATTTCAGGAGTGGTGCATAGCTGATGAACAGACACCAGATATTAAGTTGCAGAAGGCAATTGATTGGGCTTGTGGGAAAGGTGGTGCTGATTGCAGTCAGATACAACCAAATCAGCCATGTTATCTCCCAAATACTTTGAAGGACCATGCCTCTTATGCCTTTAACAGCTACTATCAGAAATTTAAGCACGAAGGGGGGAATTGTTACTTCAAAGGTGCTGCCATGATCACTCAGCTTGATCCCA GTCATGGCTCATGTCATTTTGAGTTCCTTCCATGA
- the LOC122090815 gene encoding CASP-like protein 2B1, translating to MSSSGSMGIGVGVSPGNVIVYHGSNLKGVDRRVRVAELVLRCIICGLGVLAAALVASDTQVREIFSIQKKAKFTDMKALVFLVIANGIAAAYSFIQGLRCALSMIRGNILFNRTLAWAIFSGDQVMAYVTVAAVAAALQSAVIGELGQPELEWMKTCNIYRKFCNQVGEGIVSATVVSLSMVTLSCISAFNLFRLFGGSSNKK from the exons ATGAGTAGCAGTGGAAGCATGGGCATAGGTGTTGGAGTAAGCCCAGGAAATGTGATAGTCTACCATGGGAGCAATTTGAAGGGGGTTGATCGGAGAGTGAGGGTTGCAGAGTTAGTCTTGAGGTGTATCATTTGTGGACTAGGAGTTCTTGCAGCAGCTCTTGTGGCTTCAGATACACAGGTCAGGGAGATCTTCTCAATCCAAAAGAAGGCCAAATTCACCGATATGAAAGCCCTTGT GTTTTTGGTGATAGCTAATGGGATTGCAGCTGCATATTCCTTCATCCAAGGGTTGCGTTGTGCATTGAGTATGATAAGGGGAAATATTCTCTTCAACAGAACCTTAGCTTGGGCTATTTTCTCTGGTGATCAG GTGATGGCTTATGTGACGGTGGCTGCTGTGGCAGCGGCATTACAGTCGGCAGTGATAGGGGAGTTGGGGCAGCCGGAGCTGGAATGGATGAAGACATGCAATATCTACAGGAAGTTCTGCAACCAAGTAGGTGAGGGGATTGTGAGTGCTACTGTGGTCAGTCTTAGTATGGTCACTCTCTCCTGTATTTCAGCCTTCAACCTCTTTCGCTTGTTTGGAGGTTCTTCTAATAAGAAGTAA